A stretch of the Desulfobacter sp. genome encodes the following:
- the gmk gene encoding guanylate kinase, which produces MGFKGSLFMVSAPSGAGKTTLVRAILDRFDQLSYSISHTTRAPRKGEVDGKDYFFLDEKQFETMIEKGMMLEWARVHNNFYGTSRPFVEDQLGAGRHILLDIDVQGARQIMDSGLEPVSIFIMPPSMEELARRLRARQTDSDQVIQMRLDNARHEMEQRGFYDHLVVNDKLDLAVETLAQIFEKELQN; this is translated from the coding sequence ATGGGATTTAAAGGATCACTCTTCATGGTTTCAGCCCCGTCAGGGGCCGGAAAAACCACCCTGGTCAGGGCAATTCTGGATCGGTTTGATCAATTGTCCTATTCCATTTCCCATACCACACGCGCCCCCCGCAAAGGTGAGGTGGATGGGAAAGATTATTTTTTTTTGGATGAAAAACAGTTTGAGACCATGATCGAAAAAGGGATGATGCTCGAATGGGCCAGGGTTCACAATAATTTTTACGGCACGTCCAGGCCCTTTGTGGAAGACCAGCTTGGGGCAGGCCGCCACATTCTTTTGGACATAGATGTTCAGGGGGCGCGCCAGATTATGGATTCCGGCCTTGAGCCTGTGTCCATTTTTATCATGCCTCCTTCCATGGAAGAACTGGCCCGGCGACTTAGGGCCCGGCAGACAGACAGCGATCAGGTGATCCAGATGCGCCTGGACAATGCCAGGCACGAGATGGAACAGCGCGGTTTTTATGATCATCTGGTGGTCAATGACAAGCTGGATCTTGCCGTTGAAACCCTTGCACAGATTTTTGAAAAGGAGCTCCAGAACTGA
- a CDS encoding DUF370 domain-containing protein encodes MEQVLLNIGFGNTIVADRVVAILSPNSSPMKRVKDEAKDDRRLIDVTHGRKTRAIIVTDSNHVILSAIQAETVSSRFEALVQDSGQEESKG; translated from the coding sequence ATGGAACAGGTGCTTTTAAACATCGGCTTTGGAAATACCATTGTGGCAGACCGGGTCGTGGCAATTTTATCCCCGAATTCTTCTCCCATGAAACGGGTCAAGGACGAGGCCAAGGATGACAGACGCCTCATTGATGTCACCCACGGCAGAAAAACCCGTGCCATTATTGTGACGGATTCAAACCATGTGATCCTCTCTGCCATCCAGGCGGAAACCGTTTCTTCAAGATTTGAGGCCCTGGTTCAGGATTCAGGCCAGGAAGAATCCAAAGGATAG